A window from Sinorhizobium fredii encodes these proteins:
- the rpoH gene encoding RNA polymerase sigma factor RpoH: MARNTLPTIAAGEGGLNRYLDEIRKFPMLEPQEEYMLAKRYQEHDDRSAAHKLVTSHLRLVAKIAMGYRGYGLPIGEVVSEGNVGLMQAVKKFEPDRGFRLATYAMWWIKAAIQEYILRSWSLVKMGTTANQKRLFFNLRRLKGRIQALDEGDLKPEQVKEIATTLKVSEDEVVSMNRRLSGDASLNAPIKASEGDSGQWQDWLVDEHDNQEEILIEQDELESRRALLANAMKVLNDRERRIFEARRLTEDPVTLEDLSTEFDISRERVRQIEVRAFEKVQEAVRKAALERANSLRVVEGA; the protein is encoded by the coding sequence ATGGCCCGCAACACGCTGCCGACCATTGCCGCTGGAGAGGGCGGCCTCAACCGCTACCTCGACGAAATCCGCAAATTTCCGATGCTCGAACCGCAGGAAGAGTACATGCTCGCCAAGCGGTATCAGGAGCATGACGACCGCAGCGCCGCCCACAAGCTGGTGACGAGCCATTTGCGCCTCGTCGCCAAGATCGCAATGGGTTACCGCGGCTACGGCCTGCCGATCGGCGAAGTCGTTTCGGAAGGCAATGTCGGCCTGATGCAGGCCGTCAAGAAGTTCGAGCCCGATCGCGGCTTCCGCCTGGCGACCTATGCCATGTGGTGGATCAAGGCGGCCATTCAGGAATATATCCTGCGTTCCTGGTCGCTGGTGAAAATGGGCACGACCGCCAACCAGAAGCGCCTGTTCTTCAATCTGCGGCGGCTGAAGGGCCGTATTCAGGCTCTCGACGAAGGCGATCTCAAGCCGGAGCAGGTGAAGGAAATCGCGACGACCCTGAAGGTCAGCGAGGACGAGGTCGTTTCGATGAACCGGCGCCTCTCCGGCGACGCGTCTCTCAACGCGCCGATCAAGGCCAGCGAAGGCGACTCCGGACAGTGGCAGGACTGGCTGGTCGACGAGCACGACAACCAGGAGGAAATCCTGATCGAGCAGGACGAGCTCGAAAGTCGCCGCGCCCTGCTCGCCAACGCGATGAAGGTCCTGAACGACCGCGAGCGCCGCATCTTCGAGGCGCGTCGCTTGACCGAAGATCCGGTGACACTGGAAGATCTTTCGACCGAATTCGACATCAGCCGTGAGCGCGTCCGCCAGATCGAGGTCCGCGCCTTCGAGAAGGTCCAGGAAGCAGTCCGCAAGGCGGCACTCGAGCGCGCCAATTCGCTCCGGGTCGTCGAGGGCGCCTGA
- a CDS encoding phosphoserine transaminase, with translation MTKPAKPDVRPANTHFSSGPCAKRPGWTLEALSDAPLGRSHRAKIGKTKLKQAIDLTREILEVPGDYRIGIVPASDTGAVEMALWSLLGARGVDMLAWESFGAGWVTDVIKQLKLPDVRRFEADYGELPDLSKVDFDRDVVFTWNGTTSGVRVPNADFIPADRKGLTICDATSAAFAQELDFAKLDVVTFSWQKVLGGEGGHGVLILSPRAVERLESHVPAWPLPKIFRMTKGGKLIEGIFTGETINTPSMLCVEDYIDALLWAKSVGGLKGLIARADANADLIHRFVAANDWIANLAVKPETRSNTSVCLKIVDRDVTALDADAQAAFAKGLVALLDKEGVAFDIGHYRDAPSGLRIWSGATIEAADMEALMPWLTWAFETQKATLSQAAA, from the coding sequence ATGACGAAACCTGCCAAGCCGGACGTGCGCCCGGCAAATACCCATTTTTCTTCTGGTCCTTGCGCCAAGCGTCCCGGATGGACGCTCGAAGCTCTCTCCGATGCGCCGCTCGGTCGTTCGCACCGCGCCAAGATCGGCAAGACGAAGCTCAAGCAAGCCATCGATCTTACCCGTGAAATTCTCGAGGTGCCCGGCGACTACCGCATCGGTATCGTGCCCGCTTCTGACACCGGCGCCGTCGAGATGGCGCTGTGGTCGCTGCTTGGCGCGCGAGGCGTCGACATGCTCGCCTGGGAAAGTTTCGGCGCCGGCTGGGTCACCGACGTGATCAAGCAGCTGAAGCTTCCCGACGTCCGCCGCTTCGAGGCCGACTACGGCGAACTGCCGGATCTCTCAAAGGTCGATTTCGACCGCGACGTCGTCTTCACCTGGAACGGAACGACTTCGGGCGTCCGCGTCCCGAATGCCGATTTCATTCCCGCCGACCGCAAGGGCCTGACGATCTGCGACGCGACCTCGGCCGCATTCGCGCAGGAACTCGACTTCGCCAAGCTCGACGTCGTCACCTTCTCCTGGCAGAAGGTTCTGGGCGGCGAGGGCGGCCATGGCGTGCTGATCCTCAGCCCGCGCGCGGTCGAACGGCTGGAAAGCCATGTACCGGCCTGGCCGCTGCCGAAGATCTTCCGCATGACCAAGGGCGGAAAGCTGATTGAGGGCATCTTTACCGGCGAGACGATCAACACGCCGTCGATGCTCTGCGTCGAGGACTATATCGACGCGCTTCTCTGGGCGAAGTCGGTCGGCGGCCTCAAGGGGCTGATCGCGCGGGCCGATGCCAATGCCGACCTGATCCACCGTTTCGTCGCCGCCAATGACTGGATCGCCAACCTGGCCGTCAAGCCGGAGACCCGCTCCAACACCTCTGTTTGCCTGAAGATCGTCGACCGCGACGTGACGGCCCTCGATGCCGATGCGCAGGCCGCCTTCGCCAAGGGCCTCGTCGCGCTTCTCGACAAGGAGGGCGTCGCCTTCGATATCGGGCACTATCGGGATGCTCCCTCCGGCCTCCGCATCTGGTCCGGCGCGACGATCGAGGCGGCCGATATGGAAGCGCTGATGCCGTGGCTCACCTGGGCATTCGAGACCCAGAAAGCGACGCTCTCGCAGGCCGCCGCCTGA
- a CDS encoding adenylosuccinate synthase: MTNVVVVGSQWGDEGKGKIVDWLSERADIVVRFQGGHNAGHTLVIDGVSYKLSLLPSGVVRPGKLAVIGNGVVIDPHALIAEIDKLGNQGVKITPDNLRIADNATLILSLHRELDGFREDAASNSGTKIGTTRRGIGPAYEDKVGRRAIRVMDLADLDTLPAKVDRLLTHHNALRRGLGEAEISHQAIMDELSSVAARVLPFMDTVWLLLDRQRRKGARILFEGAQGTLLDIDHGTYPFVTSSNTVAGQAAAGSGMGPGALGYILGITKAYTTRVGEGPFPTELNDEIGQFLGERGHEFGTVTGRKRRCGWFDAALVRQSVAANGITGIALTKLDVLDGLDELKICVGYTLDGQEIDHLPASQAQQASVKPVYITLEGWKESTVGARSWADLPAQAIKYVRQVEELIGAPVALLSTSPERDDTILVTDPFED; the protein is encoded by the coding sequence ATGACGAACGTCGTGGTGGTCGGATCCCAATGGGGTGACGAAGGCAAAGGCAAGATCGTGGATTGGCTCTCGGAGCGCGCCGACATCGTAGTGCGCTTCCAGGGCGGCCACAATGCCGGCCATACCCTGGTGATCGACGGCGTCAGCTACAAGCTGTCGCTGCTTCCCTCCGGCGTCGTCCGGCCCGGCAAGCTAGCCGTCATCGGCAATGGCGTCGTCATCGATCCGCATGCGCTGATCGCGGAGATCGACAAGCTCGGCAACCAGGGCGTCAAGATCACACCGGACAACCTGCGCATCGCCGACAATGCCACGCTCATCCTGTCGCTGCATCGCGAACTCGACGGCTTCCGCGAGGACGCTGCCTCGAACAGCGGCACCAAGATCGGCACGACCCGCCGCGGCATCGGCCCGGCCTATGAGGACAAGGTCGGCCGCCGGGCCATCCGCGTCATGGATCTCGCGGACCTCGACACCCTGCCGGCCAAGGTCGACCGGCTGCTGACGCACCACAACGCGCTGCGCCGCGGGCTCGGCGAAGCGGAAATCAGCCACCAGGCGATCATGGACGAACTCTCCTCCGTCGCCGCGCGCGTGCTGCCGTTCATGGACACGGTCTGGCTGTTGCTCGACAGGCAGCGCCGCAAGGGCGCGCGCATCCTGTTCGAGGGCGCGCAGGGGACGCTGCTCGACATCGACCACGGCACGTATCCCTTCGTCACCTCCTCGAACACGGTCGCCGGTCAGGCGGCCGCCGGTTCCGGCATGGGACCGGGCGCGCTCGGCTATATTCTCGGGATCACCAAGGCCTATACGACGCGCGTCGGCGAAGGACCGTTTCCGACCGAACTCAACGACGAAATCGGCCAGTTCCTCGGCGAGCGCGGCCACGAATTCGGAACCGTCACCGGCCGCAAGCGCCGTTGCGGCTGGTTCGATGCCGCCCTGGTGCGCCAGTCGGTCGCCGCCAACGGCATCACCGGCATCGCGCTCACCAAGCTCGACGTGCTCGATGGCCTCGACGAGCTCAAGATCTGCGTCGGCTATACTCTGGACGGACAAGAGATCGATCATCTTCCCGCAAGTCAGGCGCAGCAAGCTTCGGTAAAGCCAGTCTATATTACGCTCGAAGGCTGGAAGGAATCGACGGTCGGCGCCCGCAGCTGGGCCGATCTTCCGGCACAGGCGATCAAATATGTTCGCCAGGTCGAGGAACTGATCGGCGCGCCCGTCGCACTGCTTTCGACGAGCCCGGAGCGCGACGACACAATACTTGTGACCGACCCGTTTGAGGACTAG
- the serA gene encoding phosphoglycerate dehydrogenase: MAPRVLVSDELSETAVQIFRDRGVEVDFQPKLGKDKEKLAEIIGNYDGLAIRSATKVTEKLIAAAANLKVVGRAGIGVDNVDIPAASRRGIIVMNTPFGNSITTAEHAVALMFAVARQLPAADNSTQAGKWEKSKFMGVEITGKVLGVIGAGNIGSIVCARAIGLKMHVLAYDPFLSKERAEEMGVVKVELDELLAQADFITLHVPLTDKTRNILSAEAIAKTKPGVRIINCARGGLVDEKALADALKSGHVAGAGFDVFEVEPATESPLFGLPNVVCTPHLGASTTEAQENVALQVAEQMADYLVKGAVTNAINMPSITAEEAPILKPFIRLADVLGAFVGQATESAIKEIEILYDGSTATMNTKALTSAVLAGLIRPQVADVNMVSAPIMIKEKGIILSEVKRDKTGVFDGYIKLTVKTANQTRSVAGTVFSDGKPRFIQIKGINLDADVGNHMVYITNTDVPGMIGFIGTTLGDAGVNIANFQLGREKQGGDAIALLYVDGPVSETVLDKLRANAAIRQAKPLVFNVD; the protein is encoded by the coding sequence ATGGCACCTCGCGTTCTCGTATCCGATGAACTTTCGGAAACCGCCGTTCAGATCTTCCGCGATCGCGGCGTCGAAGTGGATTTCCAGCCGAAGCTCGGCAAAGACAAGGAGAAGCTTGCCGAGATCATCGGCAATTACGACGGTCTCGCCATCCGCTCCGCCACCAAGGTGACGGAAAAGCTGATCGCCGCGGCGGCCAATCTCAAGGTCGTCGGCCGCGCCGGCATCGGCGTCGACAATGTCGACATTCCGGCCGCCTCGCGCCGCGGCATCATCGTCATGAACACGCCCTTCGGCAACTCGATCACCACGGCCGAGCACGCGGTCGCGCTGATGTTCGCGGTCGCCCGTCAGCTTCCCGCCGCCGACAATTCCACCCAGGCCGGCAAGTGGGAAAAGTCGAAGTTCATGGGCGTCGAGATTACCGGCAAGGTGCTCGGCGTGATCGGTGCCGGCAATATCGGCTCGATCGTCTGTGCCCGTGCAATCGGTCTCAAGATGCACGTGCTCGCCTATGATCCGTTCCTGTCGAAGGAGCGGGCGGAGGAAATGGGCGTCGTCAAGGTCGAGCTGGACGAACTTCTCGCGCAGGCCGACTTCATCACCCTGCACGTGCCGCTGACCGACAAGACGCGCAACATCCTCAGCGCCGAGGCGATTGCCAAGACCAAGCCGGGTGTGCGCATCATCAACTGTGCCCGCGGCGGCCTCGTCGACGAGAAGGCGCTCGCCGATGCGCTGAAGTCCGGCCATGTCGCCGGCGCGGGCTTCGACGTCTTTGAGGTGGAGCCCGCCACCGAAAGCCCGCTCTTTGGCCTGCCGAACGTCGTCTGCACGCCGCATCTCGGGGCCTCGACCACCGAGGCGCAGGAGAACGTGGCGCTGCAGGTGGCCGAGCAGATGGCGGACTATCTCGTCAAGGGCGCCGTCACCAACGCCATCAACATGCCGTCGATCACCGCCGAGGAAGCGCCGATCCTGAAACCCTTCATCCGCCTCGCCGACGTGCTTGGCGCCTTTGTCGGGCAGGCGACGGAAAGCGCCATCAAGGAAATCGAAATCCTCTATGACGGGTCGACCGCAACAATGAACACCAAGGCGCTGACCAGCGCCGTTCTCGCCGGCCTGATCCGTCCTCAGGTGGCTGACGTCAACATGGTCTCCGCACCGATCATGATCAAGGAAAAGGGCATCATCCTTTCTGAGGTCAAGCGCGACAAGACGGGCGTCTTCGACGGCTATATCAAGCTGACGGTGAAGACGGCGAACCAGACCCGATCGGTCGCCGGCACGGTCTTCTCCGACGGCAAGCCGCGCTTCATCCAGATCAAGGGCATCAACCTCGATGCCGACGTCGGCAACCACATGGTCTATATCACCAACACCGACGTTCCCGGCATGATCGGCTTCATCGGCACGACCCTCGGCGATGCCGGCGTCAACATCGCCAACTTCCAGCTCGGTCGCGAAAAGCAGGGCGGTGACGCGATCGCGCTGCTTTACGTCGATGGTCCGGTTTCCGAGACGGTGCTCGACAAGCTGCGCGCCAACGCGGCGATCCGCCAGGCGAAGCCGCTGGTGTTCAACGTCGATTGA
- a CDS encoding DMT family transporter, whose protein sequence is MNSKAYFYLAITALFWGGNSVAGKMAVGHVSPMMLTTLRWLVALSVILALMTPQIRRDWDKIRRHWLQLLAYGAVGFTMFNAFLYSAVKYTSAINAVILQAGIPMLIFLFNFVFFRTKVSIAQVVGFTVTLIGVLTTAAHGDFTSLMRLKFNFGDGLMILACIVYAVYTVTLRWKPAMHWQSFIAAPAFGALISSIPLLVWEAQSGSAIVPDATGWAIVLYAAIFPSLMSQVLYVRGVEMIGANRAGLFINAIPVYGTLLSVLLVGETFHAYHLVALLLVLGGIAIAEHGRPRPPK, encoded by the coding sequence GTGAATTCCAAAGCCTATTTCTATCTCGCCATCACCGCGCTTTTCTGGGGCGGGAATTCGGTTGCCGGCAAGATGGCCGTCGGGCACGTCAGCCCGATGATGCTGACGACGCTGCGCTGGCTCGTCGCGCTCAGCGTCATTCTTGCGCTGATGACGCCGCAGATCCGCCGTGACTGGGACAAGATTCGCCGCCACTGGCTGCAGCTGCTCGCCTATGGCGCGGTTGGTTTCACGATGTTCAACGCCTTCCTCTATTCGGCGGTGAAATATACCAGTGCGATCAACGCCGTGATCCTTCAGGCCGGCATTCCGATGCTGATCTTCCTGTTCAATTTCGTGTTCTTCCGGACGAAGGTTTCGATCGCGCAGGTCGTCGGCTTCACCGTGACGCTGATCGGCGTGCTCACGACAGCCGCCCATGGCGACTTCACGAGCCTGATGCGGCTCAAGTTCAATTTCGGCGACGGGCTGATGATCCTCGCCTGCATCGTCTACGCCGTCTATACGGTCACTCTTCGCTGGAAACCGGCGATGCACTGGCAGAGCTTCATCGCGGCACCCGCCTTCGGCGCGCTCATCAGTTCCATCCCGCTGCTCGTCTGGGAAGCTCAAAGCGGCAGCGCCATCGTGCCGGACGCGACCGGTTGGGCGATCGTGCTCTATGCCGCGATATTTCCGTCGCTGATGTCACAGGTTCTCTATGTCCGCGGCGTCGAAATGATCGGCGCCAACCGCGCCGGCCTGTTCATCAACGCCATCCCGGTCTATGGAACGCTGCTTTCCGTTCTGCTCGTCGGCGAGACGTTTCACGCCTATCATCTGGTGGCATTGCTGCTCGTCCTCGGCGGCATCGCGATCGCCGAACACGGCCGGCCGAGGCCGCCGAAGTGA
- the ftsH gene encoding ATP-dependent zinc metalloprotease FtsH: protein MNPNFRNFALWAIIALLLIALFSMFQQPTERTGSREIPFSQFLKDVDASRVKEVVITGSKVIGSYTESGATFQTYAPAVDTALTERLEAKDVTVTVRPETDGSSGFLSYIGTLLPMLLILGVWLFFMRQMQGGSRGAMGFGKSKAKLLTEAHGRVTFDDVAGVDEAKQDLEEIVEFLRDPQKFQRLGGRIPRGVLLVGPPGTGKTLLARSVAGEANVPFFTISGSDFVEMFVGVGASRVRDMFEQAKKNAPCIIFIDEIDAVGRHRGAGLGGGNDEREQTLNQLLVEMDGFEANEGIILIAATNRPDVLDPALLRPGRFDRQVVVPNPDINGRERILKVHVRNVPLAPNVDLKVLARGTPGFSGADLMNLVNEAALMAARRNKRLVTMQEFEDAKDKIMMGAERRSSAMTEAEKKLTAYHEAGHAIVALNVPSADPLHKATIIPRGRALGMVMQLPEGDRYSMSYKWMISRLAIMMGGRVAEELTFGKENITSGASSDIEQATKLARAMVTQWGFSDQLGQVAYGENQQEVFLGHSVAQQKNVSEATAQKIDNEIRRLIDDAYEAARSILTEKHHEFVALAEGLLEYETLTGDEIKALIRGEKPARDLGDDTPPHRGSAVPSAGTKKEVGNKGEEPEGGFEPQPQ from the coding sequence ATGAACCCTAATTTTCGAAATTTTGCCCTCTGGGCAATCATAGCGCTTCTCCTGATCGCGCTGTTCAGCATGTTCCAGCAGCCGACAGAGCGCACGGGCTCGCGTGAAATTCCCTTCTCGCAATTCCTGAAGGACGTCGACGCCAGCCGCGTCAAGGAAGTTGTGATCACCGGCTCCAAGGTGATCGGCAGCTACACCGAAAGCGGTGCGACGTTCCAGACCTATGCCCCCGCCGTCGACACCGCCTTGACCGAGCGGCTCGAGGCGAAGGATGTAACGGTGACGGTGCGTCCGGAAACCGACGGTTCTTCCGGCTTCCTGAGCTATATCGGCACCCTGTTGCCGATGCTTCTGATCCTCGGCGTCTGGCTGTTTTTCATGCGCCAGATGCAAGGCGGCTCGCGCGGCGCTATGGGCTTCGGCAAGTCCAAGGCCAAGCTGCTGACGGAGGCGCATGGCCGCGTGACCTTTGACGACGTCGCCGGCGTCGACGAGGCCAAGCAGGACCTCGAGGAAATCGTCGAATTCCTGCGTGATCCGCAGAAGTTCCAGCGGCTCGGCGGCCGCATCCCGCGCGGCGTGCTGCTGGTCGGCCCGCCCGGTACCGGCAAGACGCTGCTTGCCCGCTCGGTTGCGGGTGAGGCGAACGTGCCCTTCTTCACCATCTCCGGGTCCGACTTCGTCGAAATGTTCGTCGGTGTCGGTGCCTCGCGCGTCCGCGACATGTTCGAGCAGGCGAAGAAGAACGCGCCCTGCATCATCTTCATCGACGAAATCGACGCGGTCGGCCGTCATCGTGGCGCCGGCCTCGGCGGCGGCAATGACGAGCGTGAGCAGACGCTGAACCAGTTGCTCGTCGAGATGGACGGCTTCGAGGCCAATGAAGGCATCATCCTGATCGCCGCGACGAACCGCCCCGACGTGCTGGATCCGGCGCTGTTGCGTCCCGGCCGCTTCGACCGCCAGGTCGTCGTGCCGAACCCGGACATCAACGGCCGCGAGCGAATCCTCAAGGTACATGTCCGCAATGTGCCTCTGGCGCCGAATGTCGACCTCAAGGTTCTGGCGCGCGGTACGCCCGGCTTCTCCGGCGCCGACCTGATGAACCTCGTCAACGAGGCGGCGCTGATGGCGGCGCGGCGCAACAAGCGCCTCGTCACCATGCAGGAGTTCGAGGACGCCAAGGACAAGATCATGATGGGTGCGGAGCGTCGCTCCTCCGCCATGACCGAAGCCGAGAAGAAACTCACCGCCTATCACGAGGCCGGTCACGCGATCGTCGCCCTCAACGTTCCTTCGGCCGATCCGCTGCACAAGGCGACGATCATCCCCCGCGGCCGCGCGCTCGGCATGGTGATGCAACTACCCGAAGGCGACCGCTATTCGATGAGCTACAAGTGGATGATCTCACGCCTTGCCATCATGATGGGCGGGCGCGTCGCCGAGGAACTGACCTTCGGCAAGGAGAACATCACCTCCGGCGCATCGTCCGATATCGAGCAGGCGACGAAGCTTGCGCGGGCAATGGTCACGCAATGGGGCTTCTCCGACCAACTCGGCCAGGTTGCCTATGGCGAAAACCAGCAGGAGGTCTTCCTCGGCCACTCCGTGGCGCAGCAGAAGAACGTCTCCGAAGCGACCGCCCAGAAGATCGACAACGAGATCCGCCGCCTGATCGACGACGCCTATGAAGCGGCGCGCAGCATCCTGACCGAAAAGCACCATGAGTTCGTGGCGCTCGCGGAGGGACTCTTGGAGTACGAGACGCTGACCGGCGACGAGATCAAGGCGCTGATCCGCGGCGAGAAGCCGGCACGCGATCTTGGCGACGACACACCGCCGCATCGTGGGTCGGCGGTGCCGTCGGCCGGCACGAAGAAGGAAGTCGGCAACAAGGGCGAGGAACCCGAAGGCGGCTTCGAGCCGCAGCCGCAGTAA
- the glmM gene encoding phosphoglucosamine mutase, which translates to MKRKYFGTDGIRGQSNIFPMTADLAMRVGVAVGTIFRNGAHRHRVVIGKDTRLSGYMLENAMVAGFTAAGLDVFLLGPIPTPGVAMLTRSLRADIGVMISASHNPFRDNGIKLFGPDGYKLSDDIEEKIEELIDQDMSGQLAKPEDIGRAKRVDGDIYRYIEQAKRTLPRDVTLKGLRIAIDCANGAAYKVAPLALWELGAEVVSIGTEPNGVNINLECGSTHPEALQKKVHEVRADIGIALDGDADRVLIVDEKGTVIDGDQLMAVIADSWAADGMLQGGGIAATVMSNLGLERYLQTRRLKLHRTKVGDRYVVEQMRQDGLNVGGEQSGHIVLSDFGTTGDGLVAALQILAVVKRQGKAVSEVCRRFEPVPQVLKNVRVSTGKPLEHESVRQAIADAEAELAKGGRLLIRPSGTEPLIRVMAEGDDRGKVERIVDELVNVIGSVRNAA; encoded by the coding sequence ATGAAGCGCAAGTATTTCGGCACCGATGGTATTCGCGGCCAATCCAATATATTCCCGATGACCGCCGATCTCGCCATGCGCGTCGGCGTTGCGGTCGGAACCATTTTCCGCAACGGCGCGCATCGTCACCGCGTGGTGATCGGCAAGGACACGCGACTTTCGGGCTATATGCTGGAAAACGCCATGGTGGCGGGCTTCACCGCCGCCGGTCTCGACGTCTTCCTGCTCGGGCCGATCCCGACGCCTGGCGTTGCGATGCTGACGCGGTCGCTCCGCGCCGATATCGGGGTGATGATCTCGGCCTCGCACAACCCGTTCCGCGACAACGGCATCAAGCTGTTCGGGCCGGACGGCTACAAGCTCTCCGACGACATCGAGGAAAAGATCGAGGAGCTCATCGACCAGGACATGTCGGGGCAGCTTGCCAAGCCCGAGGACATCGGCCGGGCCAAGCGCGTCGACGGTGACATCTACCGCTATATCGAGCAGGCGAAGCGCACGCTGCCGCGCGACGTCACCCTGAAGGGACTGAGGATCGCCATCGATTGCGCGAACGGCGCCGCCTACAAGGTCGCTCCCCTGGCGCTTTGGGAACTCGGTGCCGAGGTGGTATCGATCGGCACCGAGCCGAACGGCGTCAACATCAATCTCGAATGCGGCTCGACGCATCCGGAGGCCCTGCAGAAGAAGGTTCACGAGGTGCGGGCCGACATCGGCATTGCACTCGACGGCGACGCCGACCGGGTGCTGATCGTCGACGAGAAGGGCACGGTGATCGATGGAGACCAGCTGATGGCGGTGATTGCCGACAGCTGGGCGGCCGACGGCATGCTGCAGGGCGGCGGCATCGCGGCCACCGTCATGTCGAATCTCGGTCTCGAGCGCTATCTCCAGACGCGACGGCTGAAGCTCCACCGCACCAAGGTCGGCGACCGCTATGTCGTCGAACAGATGCGGCAGGACGGGCTGAACGTCGGCGGCGAGCAGTCCGGCCACATCGTCCTTTCCGATTTCGGCACGACGGGGGATGGCCTCGTCGCGGCGCTGCAGATCCTCGCCGTCGTCAAGCGGCAGGGCAAGGCCGTGAGCGAGGTTTGCCGACGCTTCGAGCCGGTGCCGCAAGTCTTGAAGAATGTCCGCGTTTCCACGGGCAAGCCGCTGGAACATGAGTCGGTACGCCAGGCGATCGCCGACGCCGAAGCGGAGCTCGCCAAGGGCGGCCGGCTTCTGATCCGCCCTTCCGGCACCGAGCCCCTGATCCGCGTGATGGCGGAAGGCGACGACCGCGGCAAGGTCGAGCGCATCGTCGACGAACTGGTCAACGTGATCGGCAGCGTGCGCAACGCCGCCTGA
- a CDS encoding outer membrane protein, producing the protein MDWRNGILGIALSAGLLLADAAAANDEDLLDAPEITISTEKEAGSRLYLRGDIGYAGWTGEGDPFYRNFNSGTGSYSNVPFDDARFDEPVSGTIGVGYRITDVFRADLTAEYFEGRFNGSSLTAGPCAGEGAGTSCALSQSGNFSALGLMANGYVDLATLAGFTPYVGAGIGATHIDWKTVRESSTCIAGGGACSGAAAGGSYEGRDSWRFTYAVMAGLSYDVTDRLKFDIGYRYSRIAEGDMFGFGAEALAGASGSKGHDDGLSRHEIRAGLRFALW; encoded by the coding sequence ATGGACTGGCGGAACGGAATTCTCGGTATCGCTCTGAGCGCTGGCCTGCTCTTGGCCGACGCAGCCGCGGCGAACGACGAAGATCTGCTCGACGCGCCGGAGATCACGATCTCCACCGAAAAGGAAGCGGGCAGCCGCCTCTATCTGCGCGGCGACATCGGCTATGCGGGCTGGACAGGCGAGGGCGATCCCTTCTATCGCAATTTCAATAGCGGCACCGGCAGCTACAGCAATGTTCCATTCGACGACGCCCGTTTCGATGAGCCGGTCTCCGGCACGATCGGCGTGGGCTATCGGATCACCGACGTCTTCCGCGCCGATCTGACAGCCGAATATTTCGAAGGCCGTTTCAACGGCTCGTCGCTTACCGCAGGCCCTTGTGCGGGCGAGGGGGCCGGAACGTCCTGCGCGCTTTCCCAAAGCGGCAATTTCTCCGCTCTCGGGCTAATGGCGAACGGCTATGTCGATCTGGCGACGCTCGCCGGTTTCACGCCCTATGTCGGCGCCGGCATCGGCGCGACGCATATCGACTGGAAAACGGTTCGCGAAAGCTCGACCTGTATCGCCGGCGGCGGTGCCTGTTCCGGGGCGGCGGCGGGAGGTTCCTATGAGGGTCGCGACAGTTGGCGGTTCACCTATGCGGTGATGGCGGGTCTCTCCTACGACGTTACCGACCGGCTAAAGTTCGACATCGGCTATCGCTATTCCCGCATCGCTGAGGGCGACATGTTTGGCTTCGGCGCCGAGGCGCTTGCCGGTGCAAGCGGCAGCAAGGGCCATGATGACGGCCTTTCCCGCCACGAAATCCGCGCAGGCTTGCGGTTCGCACTCTGGTAG
- a CDS encoding outer membrane protein, which translates to MKRIFGGVAAALLSGTSVFAADVYQPPAEPPYVEQPVEVVETSGWYLRGDVGYAWNDLRGAHFFQGSNASLVDFDRADLDDSYVLGGGVGYQINNYLRADVTLDYLGEADFTGSTSGSCGVAANCVSTDIASMSAWSLLANAYVDLGTYGSFTPYVGAGIGGTRVKWGTLRNTSCDATDPTNCDPTVEHDGRAKWRFTYALMAGTAVDLTCNLKADVGYRFRHIDGGDMFGFNLGSGPGFDKDIYVHEARAGLRYTFGSPCEAAYVPPAEPIVYK; encoded by the coding sequence ATGAAGAGGATTTTTGGTGGCGTTGCTGCTGCTTTGCTCAGTGGCACGTCGGTTTTCGCCGCAGACGTCTATCAGCCGCCAGCAGAGCCGCCTTATGTCGAGCAACCGGTTGAAGTCGTCGAGACGAGTGGCTGGTATTTGCGAGGCGATGTCGGCTACGCTTGGAACGATCTGCGCGGCGCGCATTTCTTCCAGGGCTCCAACGCAAGTCTGGTCGACTTCGACAGGGCCGATCTCGATGACTCCTACGTCCTCGGCGGCGGTGTCGGCTATCAGATCAACAACTATCTGCGCGCAGACGTGACGCTTGATTACCTCGGCGAGGCGGATTTCACGGGCTCGACCAGCGGCAGCTGCGGTGTCGCTGCCAACTGCGTGTCGACCGATATCGCTTCGATGTCGGCATGGAGCCTGTTGGCCAATGCCTATGTGGACCTTGGAACCTACGGCTCCTTCACACCCTATGTCGGCGCCGGTATCGGCGGCACGCGCGTGAAATGGGGAACGTTGCGCAACACGAGCTGCGACGCCACCGATCCGACGAACTGCGATCCGACCGTCGAGCATGACGGCCGGGCCAAGTGGCGCTTTACCTATGCGTTGATGGCCGGCACGGCGGTGGACCTCACCTGCAATCTCAAGGCAGACGTCGGATACCGTTTTCGCCATATCGACGGCGGCGACATGTTCGGTTTCAATCTCGGCAGCGGTCCCGGTTTCGACAAGGACATCTATGTCCACGAGGCGCGGGCCGGTCTTCGCTACACGTTCGGTAGCCCATGCGAAGCCGCCTACGTGCCGCCGGCCGAACCCATCGTGTATAAGTAG